ctaaaagatgctttctggagttgcccgctagaagaaagCAGTCGGGACATGTTTGCGtttgaatgggaaaatcctacaacagggcggaaaagacaactcagatggacggtcctgccgcaaggattcactgagtcacctaacctattcgggcaggtcttggagcaagtactagcggaattccaatgtgctccagagaaccaactgctacagtatgtggatgatttattactatccgggccaacacagaaaggggtgcaggaagataccatcagattactgaacttcCTAGGGAAAAAGGGGCTACGGGTCtccaagaaaaagttacaattcgtggaaaaggaagtaaggtatttgggacaccgggtcagtaaggGACAGCgaagcattaccccagaaaggatagctggaataacaggGATGTCGCTCCctcgtaccaagaaggagatacgacaGTTCCTGGGGTTAGTGGGGTATTGTCGAATCTGGATTGAGAATTATACTCCCCTGGTGAGATTTCTGTATGATAAACTCGGGCAAGATGAGCAAACagtaaaatggacaaaggaagagGAGCAAAAATTCAACTATATCAAGGGGCAACTGATCCGTGCTCCGGTGTTAGTCTTGCCAGCCCTGGAAAAACCATTCCAGCTGTACGTCAACAATGCCGAAGGAATGGCCCAAGGGGGACTCACCCAACTAAGAGGAGGAAAGCGGCAACCCGTGGCTTTCCTGTCAAAAATGTTAGACCCGGTATCGCGTGGATGGCCCACCTGTATCCAAGCAGTGGCAGCGACAGCGGTATTGGTAGAGGAAGCCCGGAAACTAACctttggagggaagatcacagtgcATTCTCCCCACTCGGTCAGCACCCTACTAGCCCAGAAGGCACATCGGTGGCTCACTGACTCCCGCATTCTAAAGTACGAAACTATACTGATGACCGGAGAAGACCTAAACTTCGCAAAGGATTCCAGTTGCAACCCAGCCCAGTTCCTCTATGGAGGACTAGAAGAAAAGGAGTCAGAACACGACTGTATTGAATTGTTGGACTTGCAAACAAAGAGCCGGGAGGACTTACAGGAAGTTCCCCTGGGAGAAGGACAGGAATTGTATATAGATGGATCCTCACGATGTATTGATGGAGTACGGCACAGCGGATATGCCATCATTGACGGAGAGACTGAAAGAATAGTGGAGTCCGGGAGATTACCGGGAAACTGGTCGGCCCAGTCATGCGAATTATACGCACTCCAGAGGGCTCTGAGGATATTGGAGAAGAGGATCGGAACAATATACACTGACTCTAAGTACGCCTATGGGATAGTACATACCTTTgggaagatatggaaagaaagaggactgaTAACGGCCAGAGGAAAGGGACTGGCACACGAGCAAATGATAAGTATGACATTGGAAGCCCTGGCCCTACCAACTGAGATTGCGGTAGTACATGTACCCGGACACCAAAAAGGATCAACACCTGAAGCAGTAGGGAACCGTCTAGCCGATGGGGAGGCCAAACGAGCAGCCGTTGAAGACCCGATCCAACTCCTGACCTTGATACCAGTGAGGGAAGGACTTACTAAACAACCTATGTTTACCCAAATAGAGATTGATAGCATGAACCAACTAGGAGCCCGAAAAGACACTGATGGTAAATGGACGGTCCCGGATGGGAGACAGGTACTAAATAAGGAAGTAACCCGCAACATCCTCCAACAGTtgcaccatcaaacccactgggGAGTACAGGCCATGTGCGACACAATTCTGAGGGATTATGTATGCAAAGGAATATACACACTGGCCcagcaagagataactggatgtcCGACGTGCCAGCGGataaacaagaaagtgatgcGATCCACTCCAAGAGGTGGCCAGCCACTGGCCATGAGACCGTTCCATAGAGTCCAGATCGACTTTACCGAACTACCCTCAGTGCAGAGATGGAAGTACCTGTTAGTAATAGTGGATCATTTTACCCACTGGGTGGAAGCATACCCGACCACAAAGGCCGATGCGCCTACAGTAGCCCGAATACTACTAgaaaacataatccccagatatgggatcatggggtccatagactcggacagagggacacactttgcctccaagacgcaccagttgatttgtgatgcattgagtatccaatggaaataccataccccgtggcatccccagagttcgggacgggtggaaaggatgaacagtACCTTAAAGGCGCAATTGACCAAATTAATGCTAGAAACCAAGTTACcctggactaagtgtctccccATCGCCCTGTTAAGAATCCGAACAGCACCCAGGAAGGATATAGGAATCTCCCCctatgaaatgctgtttggactcccgtattggaataaggtagaagggtaccccacgctacaagggggtgatatttttataaggaactatttactggcactatctcgttcctttgcagaactgcggaagaagggtctcttggcccagactccgccgctcgactttgctttacatcagatcgtgcctggagattgggttctggtacggacctggaagccggagaagttacaaccacagtgggaaggccctttccaggtcctgttaACCACCGAGGCGGCCGTACGAACAAAAGAGAAAGGGTGGACCCACGCATCCAGAATAAAGGGACCAGTTAAGCCTGAGGGACACacggagtggacctgtgttcccagtgaagaaccgttggtggtgaaactgaaaaggcaacaaaaatgaactcaatgtggactgttacattattgactgtaatatatttaattctgtatgtggaaaaatagaagggaaatgtgacaagtgtagGAACCGAGttttggagaaaggaaaagaacgaCCCGGGGCCCTTGTGTCACATTCACATGTAAATGACCAATgttatggaaaagaaaaagaggaatgtgAAGAGGGAGGAATAAAATATACCCTGAGAAAGAACAGGGGATACCCCGGTGGATCAgtgagagaagaaaaaggagaagggagaagttGGAGTGTACGAGAAAGTACATGCCCTGAGACAGAATGGATatgtgaaaggaaagaaaaaggaagggcagagtttggtggagtcagagaagaatggggaACCTATGGAAAAACAAGACCGGAAATGAAGGAAAACCTGTTTATAGACTTAGCAACTCGAATAGCTACAAGTTTAAATGTAagtgactgttgggtttgtgggggACCCCACATGAGCGAGCAATGGCCATGGATAGGTGAGAGTTTGAGTGTGTGGGAGCTATTGGCTCATGATTGGGATAAGAAAAGGACTGGGAGGACGCAAGAATGGAAGTTAACAAACTATCCGGAAGGACAAGTATGTgtagaaagaaaagggaaggtgAAAGTAGGAGAAAGCCCATGTCAGAGTATAAAGTTggctaaaacaaaaaataatgccACTTGGTGGCCCGAGGAGCCGACTTGGTACATAACTAAAGGGGCAAAGGACAATTGTACGGCTATGGGAAACAATTCGGGAATCTGGAATTGCAGTGGGCATAACCCGTACGAAGGAATTCCCAGTGTTTGGAAAGCCTGGCGGAAAGCAAAGAAAGGAGGATTTGTTCCAGAAGGTCTGTTCTGGATTTGTGGGAATCAGGCATACACCAAATTGCcgaaaggatggggaggagtttgtttcTTAGGCCTTATAAGGCCAGAGTTCTTCCTCCTACCCCAGGATGAAGATAGGGAATTGGGAATCAAGTTATTTGACTCACTGAGAAGGGAGAagcgggagataaaggtgggagaatggggcgaCGAGTGGCCTCCAGCACGCATCATTGAATATTACGGACCAGCaacttgggcccaggatgggtcatgGGGTTACCGAACCCCGGTATATATGTTAAATCGAATAATACGCCTACAAGCTGTAGTAGAGGTGATCACCAACCAAACCGCATTGGCTCTGGAATtgctggctgagcagcaaagcCAGATGAGAACAGCCATATACCAAAATCGATTAGcattggattacctattggcctccgagggaggggtctgtggaaagttcaatctgacaaactgttgcctaaagataaatgataatgga
The Hemitrygon akajei chromosome 13, sHemAka1.3, whole genome shotgun sequence genome window above contains:
- the LOC140738103 gene encoding endogenous retrovirus group 3 member 1 Env polyprotein-like produces the protein MKENLFIDLATRIATSLNVSDCWVCGGPHMSEQWPWIGESLSVWELLAHDWDKKRTGRTQEWKLTNYPEGQVCVERKGKVKVGESPCQSIKLAKTKNNATWWPEEPTWYITKGAKDNCTAMGNNSGIWNCSGHNPYEGIPSVWKAWRKAKKGGFVPEGLFWICGNQAYTKLPKGWGGVCFLGLIRPEFFLLPQDEDRELGIKLFDSLRREKREIKVGEWGDEWPPARIIEYYGPATWAQDGSWGYRTPVYMLNRIIRLQAVVEVITNQTALALELLAEQQSQMRTAIYQNRLALDYLLASEGGVCGKFNLTNCCLKINDNGKAVLKISDKIRKLAHVPVQTWRSLGNLSWLDSLLGGSWWRIALLIFGGILIMIIILPCLIPCLRALITRVIVQVMQPGNPADPAKMLLQRGRELEEWNPWTNP